A section of the Carya illinoinensis cultivar Pawnee chromosome 12, C.illinoinensisPawnee_v1, whole genome shotgun sequence genome encodes:
- the LOC122290431 gene encoding uncharacterized protein LOC122290431 isoform X1, producing the protein MDKLLEFGRKALFYARVLSGYEERRIRAFRLQLEKRMQQAQERKASLRRIPEQAILAEVRRMVQEMQTLNKKLEETEAAIEEYFKPIDKEAEILMKMKLEGEEKTLKEMMKTMHQQASLEKGEAEKNSTIHQADIKQHN; encoded by the exons ATGGATAAGCTATTAGAGTTTGGAAGAAAAGCGCTATTCTATGCGAGGGTTCTTTCCGGATATGAAGAGCGGAGAATCCGAGCATTCAGGTTGCAGCTTGAGAAGCGTATGCAGCAG GCACAAGAAAGGAAGGCATCCTTAAGAAGGATTCCAGAGCAGGCTATTTTAGCAGAGGTTCGACGTATGGTTCAGGAGATGCAAACTTTAAACAAGAAGCTTGAAGAGACC GAAGCGGCTATTGAAGAGTACTTCAAGCCAATTGACAAAGAAGCTGAGATCCTTATGAAAATGAAACTTGAAGGAGAGGAGAAGACATTGAAGGAGATGATGAAAACCATGCATCAACAGGCTTCACTCGAAAAGGGTGAAGCAGAAAAAAACTCGACTATACATCAGGCTGATATTAAACAGCACAACTAG
- the LOC122290431 gene encoding uncharacterized protein LOC122290431 isoform X2, producing the protein MRGFFPDMKSGESEHSGCSLRSVCSRFWLHFHVVAAQERKASLRRIPEQAILAEVRRMVQEMQTLNKKLEETEAAIEEYFKPIDKEAEILMKMKLEGEEKTLKEMMKTMHQQASLEKGEAEKNSTIHQADIKQHN; encoded by the exons ATGCGAGGGTTCTTTCCGGATATGAAGAGCGGAGAATCCGAGCATTCAGGTTGCAGCTTGAGAAGCGTATGCAGCAGGTTTTGGCTACATTTCCATGTCGTCgct GCACAAGAAAGGAAGGCATCCTTAAGAAGGATTCCAGAGCAGGCTATTTTAGCAGAGGTTCGACGTATGGTTCAGGAGATGCAAACTTTAAACAAGAAGCTTGAAGAGACC GAAGCGGCTATTGAAGAGTACTTCAAGCCAATTGACAAAGAAGCTGAGATCCTTATGAAAATGAAACTTGAAGGAGAGGAGAAGACATTGAAGGAGATGATGAAAACCATGCATCAACAGGCTTCACTCGAAAAGGGTGAAGCAGAAAAAAACTCGACTATACATCAGGCTGATATTAAACAGCACAACTAG
- the LOC122290002 gene encoding bax inhibitor 1-like, with the protein MDAFSSFFGSQSSSRSRWSYDSLKSFGQISPIVQTHLKQVYLSLCCALIASAAGAYLHLVWNIGGLLTTFACMGSMIWLLSTPSHHEHKRVALLMAAAVFEGASIGPLIDLAIEIDPSILVSAFVGTALAFSCFSLAAMLARRREYLYLGGLLSSGLSILLWLHFASSIFGGSAAIFKFELYFGLLLFVGFTIVDTQEIIEKAHHGDLDYVNHALLLFTDFVAVFVRILTIMLKNSMEKSEKKKKRRD; encoded by the exons ATGGACGCGTTCTCATCCTTTTTTGGTTCCCAGTCGTCTTCACGAAGCCGCTGGAGCTACGATTCTCTCAAGAGTTTCGGCCAGATCTCTCCAATCGTCCAGACTCATCTCAAACAG GTCTACCTGTCATTATGCTGTGCATTGATTGCTTCTGCTGCCGGGGCTTACCTGCATCTTGTCTGGAACATTGGTGGTCTCCTTACAACATTTGCATGCATGGGAAGCATGATTTGGCTACTATCCACTCCTTCTCATCACGAG CACAAAAGGGTTGCACTATTGATGGCAGCTGCTGTCTTTGAGGGAGCTTCAATTGGCCCGCTGATTGATTTAGCTATTGAGATTGACCCAAG TATTTTGGTCAGTGCCTTTGTGGGTACTGCACTGGCGTTCAGTTGTTTTTCATTAGCAGCCATGTTGGCAAGGCGGAGAGAGTACCTGTACCTTGGTGGCCTGCTTTCTTCTGGCCTCAGCATCCTTTTGTGGCTGCATTTTGCGTCTTCTATTTTTGGGGGTTCTGCAGCCATCTTCAAGTTTGAG TTGTATTTCGGGCTTCTTTTGTTTGTAGGCTTTACAATTGTGGACACCCAGGAAATAATTGAGAAAGCACACCATGGTGATTTGGACTATGTGAATCATGCACTGCTTCTTTTCACGGATTTTGTCGCTGTCTTTGTCCGAATTCTCACAATTATG TTGAAGAATTCCATGGAGAAGagcgagaagaagaagaaaaggagggATTGA
- the LOC122290167 gene encoding vesicle-associated protein 2-1-like, producing the protein MSDGGGGNNLVSVQPDELKFQFELEKQSYCDLKVVNKTEHHVAFKVKTTSPKKYFVRPNTGVIQPWDSCFIRVTLQAQQEYPPDMQCKDKFLLQSTIVPPHTDVDELPQDTFNKDSGRAIEECKLKVLYISPASAHANSENQALAGSTQSPDTNSNQAVQRLKDERDAAVQQTQQLQQELDMLKRRRPQKTDHGFSLTFAIIVALIGIVAGFLLNFSLSSLSAE; encoded by the exons ATGAGCGACGGTGGTGGCGGCAATAATTTGGTGTCTGTTCAACCTGATGAACTCAAGTTCCAAT TTGAGCTGGAAAAGCAAAGCTACTGTGATCTTAAAGTTGTGAACAAAACGGAACATCATGTTGCTTTTAAG GTTAAAACCACTTCACCTAAAAAGTACTTTGTGCGGCCCAACACTGGCGTTATTCAGCCTTGGGACTCGTGTTTCATAAGAG TCACTCTCCAAGCCCAGCAAGAATATCCTCCAGATATGCAGTGTAAAGATAAATTTCTCTTGCAGAGTACAATAGTGCCTCCGCATACTGATGTTGATGAACTTCCGCAAGATACT TTTAACAAGGACAGTGGAAGGGCAATAGAAGAATGCAAGCTTAAAGTTCTGTATATCTCTCCTGCCTCTGCCCATGCAAACTCAGAAAATCAAGCATTAGCGGGATCTACTCAAAGTCCTGATACTAACTCT AACCAGGCTGTGCAGCGCCTGAAGGATGAAAGAGATGCAGCTGTTCAACAAACACAGCAACTGCAACAAGAACTG GACATGCTGAAGAGACGAAGACCACAAAAAACTGATCATGGCTTCTCACTCACTTTTGCAATCATTGTGGCACTTATTGGCATCGTGGCTGGCTTCCTGTTGAACTTTTCATTGTCTTCACTATCGGCAGAATGA